One window from the genome of Leptospira johnsonii encodes:
- a CDS encoding TetR/AcrR family transcriptional regulator: MSKRKPEPVSGEGPFERIASAAVRLMYSQGYAGTSINQVIDESESHKASFYRYFQTKEDLGKEYLERQGKDFREAWERLMERSKTPEEFVHRWMALLKKQVKSGKYFGCPLARFMGSLDKPEPDLAERSSLVLGSWISCLENYFEKNKKDLTLPANFDSKKKAELFLKLFQGNSQFYVMTHDPKYFNELEEEMLSNLN, translated from the coding sequence ATGAGCAAACGAAAACCGGAACCGGTCTCGGGAGAAGGTCCTTTCGAAAGGATAGCATCCGCTGCTGTCCGTCTGATGTATTCCCAAGGTTATGCAGGAACTTCTATCAACCAGGTGATCGACGAATCTGAATCCCATAAAGCCAGCTTCTATAGATATTTTCAGACCAAAGAAGATCTGGGAAAAGAATACTTAGAAAGACAGGGTAAGGATTTTAGAGAAGCCTGGGAAAGACTGATGGAAAGATCCAAAACTCCGGAAGAGTTCGTGCATAGATGGATGGCACTTTTAAAAAAGCAGGTTAAGTCCGGAAAGTATTTCGGATGCCCTCTTGCTCGATTTATGGGAAGTTTAGATAAACCGGAACCGGATCTAGCGGAGAGAAGTTCTTTAGTATTGGGATCTTGGATCTCCTGTTTAGAAAATTATTTTGAGAAGAATAAGAAAGATCTTACACTTCCCGCAAATTTCGATTCTAAAAAGAAAGCGGAACTATTTCTGAAATTATTCCAAGGCAATTCTCAATTTTATGTGATGACACACGATCCCAAGTATTTTAACGAATTGGAAGAGGAGATGCTTTCCAATCTAAACTAG
- the epsC gene encoding serine O-acetyltransferase EpsC — protein sequence MIREIQAIFKNDPAARGMEFILYPGLHAILMHKYIAYPLYKIGLKFLARFISQFSRFLTGIEIHPGAKIGSGLFIDHGMGIVIGGTAEIGDDCILFHGVTLGGTGNHQGKRHPTVGNNVLIGARATVLGPVHVGNNVKIGAEAVVIDHDIPDNCTVVGAPGKIVRLKGKKVKISLKKTKLV from the coding sequence ATGATTCGAGAGATCCAAGCAATTTTCAAAAACGACCCTGCAGCGAGAGGAATGGAATTTATACTCTATCCGGGTTTACACGCCATTTTAATGCACAAGTATATTGCATATCCTTTATATAAGATAGGATTAAAGTTCTTGGCCAGATTCATTTCTCAGTTCAGTCGGTTTCTAACCGGAATAGAGATCCATCCCGGAGCAAAGATCGGTAGCGGTCTATTCATAGACCATGGGATGGGGATTGTAATAGGTGGGACCGCGGAGATAGGGGACGATTGTATCTTATTCCATGGAGTCACCTTGGGCGGAACAGGAAACCACCAAGGGAAACGTCACCCTACTGTTGGAAATAATGTGCTCATCGGTGCCAGGGCCACAGTCTTAGGTCCAGTGCATGTGGGCAATAATGTGAAGATTGGCGCAGAAGCTGTAGTCATAGACCATGATATTCCAGATAATTGTACGGTAGTGGGTGCTCCCGGAAAGATCGTACGATTAAAAGGAAAGAAGGTAAAGATCTCTCTTAAAAAGACAAAACTAGTTTAG
- a CDS encoding phage holin family protein, translating to MYRLLFSVLLQSLVVVFVFPLIDSGFRVSDKVWDVVVIVLFFGFLNFVLRWFLVLVTFGVGYLVYLLTLGLAGLVVNAIVLFWIANIFPDKIFVPGFWAAFWGGAILTLANYVAKRESKEEYSRSERKNKKTY from the coding sequence ATGTACCGACTTCTTTTTTCCGTTTTACTACAGTCATTGGTAGTAGTTTTCGTTTTTCCTCTGATCGATTCAGGATTTCGTGTCAGTGATAAGGTCTGGGACGTAGTAGTCATCGTCCTGTTCTTCGGGTTTTTAAATTTTGTTTTAAGATGGTTCCTGGTACTGGTCACCTTTGGCGTAGGATATCTGGTTTATCTTTTAACCTTAGGACTTGCAGGCCTTGTGGTCAATGCGATCGTACTATTCTGGATCGCAAACATTTTCCCCGATAAAATATTCGTGCCTGGTTTTTGGGCAGCTTTCTGGGGAGGAGCTATTCTGACCTTGGCAAACTACGTAGCCAAAAGAGAAAGTAAGGAAGAATATTCCAGATCAGAACGTAAAAACAAAAAGACCTATTAG
- a CDS encoding tetratricopeptide repeat protein, producing the protein MDPRLKTALDYLKKGDSNSAKSVLISWTESEPNNPNAFFHLGMCLSQLGEMSPAETALQECIGLEPAHVQAWVGLGVLFARKKDKPKAEFHLSKALELDDTDVFAKKNLAAVYTGASKFDRALDLLKDLPESELSDSPTLYALAICYVRTNRFEEARETFRKLEIVGIPDQVKKEYLQLKQLLEEKQFEQGGIWSFLKKEEDF; encoded by the coding sequence ATGGATCCAAGACTGAAAACCGCATTGGATTATCTGAAAAAAGGGGATTCTAATTCCGCTAAGTCCGTCCTGATCTCTTGGACAGAGTCGGAACCGAATAATCCTAACGCATTTTTTCATTTAGGAATGTGCCTCTCTCAATTGGGTGAGATGAGCCCTGCCGAAACCGCATTGCAAGAATGTATAGGCTTGGAACCTGCACATGTACAAGCCTGGGTCGGACTTGGAGTATTATTCGCTCGCAAGAAGGACAAACCAAAAGCGGAGTTCCATCTTTCTAAGGCATTGGAGCTGGACGATACGGATGTATTTGCCAAAAAAAATCTGGCGGCTGTGTATACCGGCGCTTCTAAGTTCGATCGCGCCTTAGATCTGCTCAAAGACCTGCCCGAGTCGGAGTTATCCGATTCCCCCACTTTATATGCATTAGCGATTTGTTATGTAAGGACCAATCGATTCGAAGAAGCGAGAGAAACTTTCCGCAAATTAGAGATCGTAGGCATCCCGGATCAGGTCAAAAAAGAATATCTTCAACTCAAACAATTGCTGGAAGAAAAACAATTCGAGCAAGGCGGGATCTGGAGCTTTCTTAAAAAAGAAGAAGACTTCTGA
- the leuA2 gene encoding 2-isopropylmalate synthase LeuA2, with protein MIIPGQGLKTPPVSPFFMDVTLRDGNQALRKPWNLEEKEIIFKRLLKLGVQGIEVGFASASKQDFEACSYLSSLAPENVAISSLSRAVEKEIDLSWEAIRKAPRPRIHIVYPISDFTIRNVLGISEKQVKENIIRSVSYARKLAGNYGEVQFSGEHFGDSLENMDFAVEAFQAALDAGADVVNLPNTVERYRPYLFVAMVRKVVESLPQGSKISVHTHNDLGMATATTVESFFAGATQLETALNGLGERAGNTNTYEVAIALHNCGVKVDLDLQTIYETSRIVSRMSGVPIPEKAPLIGDDVVAHRSGIHQDGVSKTKDMKKGAYRAFDANLIGRPEGDRIAFTSQSGKSAIYEILMQSGISVSKEEASKLQPILKSISENYGGGELSIEEIKTELEKVRSIGEFRS; from the coding sequence ATGATCATACCCGGTCAGGGTTTGAAAACTCCTCCTGTCTCTCCATTCTTCATGGATGTTACATTAAGAGACGGCAACCAAGCTTTACGTAAACCTTGGAACCTGGAAGAAAAAGAGATCATATTTAAGAGACTTCTAAAATTAGGAGTGCAAGGAATAGAAGTCGGTTTCGCTTCTGCAAGCAAACAAGACTTCGAGGCATGCTCCTATCTTTCTTCTTTGGCTCCGGAGAATGTTGCAATCTCCAGTCTTTCCAGAGCGGTGGAGAAGGAGATAGATCTTTCTTGGGAGGCGATCCGTAAGGCCCCTCGTCCTAGAATTCATATAGTTTATCCTATAAGCGATTTTACGATCCGGAACGTGTTAGGGATTTCCGAAAAGCAAGTTAAAGAAAATATAATACGATCCGTTTCTTATGCGCGAAAATTAGCGGGAAATTATGGAGAAGTACAATTCTCGGGAGAACATTTCGGGGATTCTTTAGAGAATATGGATTTTGCAGTAGAAGCTTTCCAGGCCGCTTTGGATGCAGGTGCAGATGTAGTCAATCTACCTAACACTGTGGAAAGATACAGACCTTACTTATTCGTGGCCATGGTCCGAAAAGTAGTAGAGTCCTTGCCTCAAGGTAGCAAAATTTCGGTCCATACTCATAACGATTTGGGAATGGCAACAGCCACTACTGTAGAAAGCTTTTTTGCAGGAGCCACTCAATTGGAAACTGCGTTAAACGGTTTGGGAGAAAGAGCAGGAAACACAAACACTTACGAAGTTGCGATCGCTCTTCATAATTGCGGAGTCAAAGTGGACTTGGATCTTCAGACGATTTATGAGACTTCCAGGATTGTATCTAGGATGTCTGGAGTTCCAATACCTGAAAAAGCCCCTTTGATCGGAGATGATGTAGTAGCTCATAGAAGCGGGATCCACCAAGACGGAGTTTCCAAAACGAAAGACATGAAAAAAGGAGCCTATCGTGCTTTCGACGCGAATCTGATCGGAAGGCCGGAAGGCGACAGGATCGCATTCACGAGCCAATCCGGAAAATCGGCAATTTACGAAATCCTAATGCAATCCGGGATCTCCGTCTCCAAAGAAGAAGCTTCTAAATTGCAACCTATCCTAAAATCCATCTCCGAAAATTACGGGGGAGGAGAATTGTCGATCGAAGAGATCAAGACTGAGTTGGAGAAGGTTAGGAGTATTGGAGAGTTCCGATCATAA
- a CDS encoding TetR/AcrR family transcriptional regulator, whose amino-acid sequence MHSAVEQELTQEKDEVRERIFEKSFELFLRYGFAKTRMEEIARTLRISRKTLYKHFANKHELLKEVMTDKHLRIHGRIEGIFQDPEKSIKEKIQAMRGCLSSEIPHGMNEFLREIRDQAPDIWKQIQSLKEKNINRTMRKMIETGIKNGEIRSDVNPDIVLLIHSAASEAMFDPNFLAQTPYSIRDLVQELDNIIFYGIVKRDDI is encoded by the coding sequence GTGCACAGCGCCGTGGAACAAGAACTAACCCAAGAGAAGGACGAAGTCCGTGAGAGAATATTCGAAAAATCGTTCGAGTTATTTTTACGATACGGTTTTGCGAAGACTCGTATGGAAGAGATCGCCCGAACTCTTCGGATCAGTCGCAAAACACTTTATAAACATTTCGCCAATAAACATGAATTGTTAAAAGAAGTGATGACTGATAAACATCTCAGAATTCACGGAAGGATCGAAGGTATCTTCCAAGACCCGGAAAAATCCATTAAAGAAAAGATCCAAGCAATGAGAGGTTGCCTCTCCTCCGAGATCCCTCACGGAATGAACGAATTTCTACGAGAGATCCGTGACCAAGCCCCTGACATTTGGAAACAAATCCAGTCTCTAAAAGAAAAAAATATAAACAGAACGATGCGAAAGATGATCGAGACCGGTATCAAGAACGGTGAAATTCGTTCCGATGTGAATCCTGATATTGTGCTTCTCATACACTCAGCAGCTTCCGAAGCAATGTTCGATCCGAACTTTTTAGCACAGACTCCATATTCTATCCGAGATCTGGTCCAAGAGCTGGACAATATTATCTTTTACGGGATCGTAAAAAGAGACGATATCTAG
- a CDS encoding TetR/AcrR family transcriptional regulator — MNFTEKKNRLRVLLGATRVFQRKGYAKAKMDDFVEESKIGKKTLYEYYPNKEEVLKAAADYRQTRAAYRLKRIRNNRALDFSKRFVKMRKELLDVCRPSHFVLWKELQDQIPEIWRMVKAKRVQLIDTEIEGLLEEGKKLGEFRADLRPDLFIMALIACSDAIYKWGQSPTERRDNISELDNIFLYGIIRRGKETLKSSLD, encoded by the coding sequence ATGAACTTCACCGAGAAAAAAAATAGGCTCCGAGTATTACTCGGGGCAACTCGGGTCTTTCAGCGAAAAGGTTATGCGAAAGCAAAAATGGACGACTTCGTAGAAGAATCCAAGATTGGAAAAAAGACCTTATACGAATATTATCCGAACAAAGAAGAGGTTTTAAAGGCAGCTGCCGATTATCGTCAAACAAGAGCCGCTTATAGACTTAAAAGAATTCGAAACAATCGGGCTCTGGACTTCTCCAAACGATTTGTGAAGATGAGAAAGGAGCTGTTGGACGTTTGTAGGCCCAGCCATTTCGTATTATGGAAAGAATTGCAGGATCAAATTCCGGAAATATGGAGAATGGTGAAGGCAAAAAGGGTCCAATTAATAGATACGGAAATAGAAGGCTTATTGGAAGAGGGAAAAAAATTAGGAGAATTCAGAGCGGACTTGAGGCCCGACTTGTTCATCATGGCATTAATTGCCTGTTCAGATGCGATTTATAAGTGGGGACAAAGCCCGACCGAGCGTCGGGACAATATATCCGAACTGGACAATATTTTTCTTTATGGCATAATACGCAGAGGAAAGGAGACGTTAAAATCGTCTTTAGATTGA
- a CDS encoding efflux RND transporter permease subunit, translating to MNFAELSIKRPIFITCTVLIILVSGYLSLNKLGVDLFPNVTIPVVTVTVPYPGAAPNEIETLIAKPVEDELSTISGVKRIRSTCSEGSGTIILEFTLETDVKYAEQQVRDKVSAVKPKLPNDIKEPVIRRIDPADQPIIILALNANLSEAQIYDIANEEIKQNLLTAKDVGNITIYGGRKREIHVELDRQKLKQHMIPASVVSNRLASGGTNIPAGKVSKADSELVYRTINEFKSPQEIRDTPISLFGNEVPVRIGQLGEVVDTLEDESTRAYFNGKKAVFLLVFKQSGSNTVAVAQEVKKRIDDLNKELARREGGAVLSIANDNSIQIDDNIYDVKETIIIGIALTIVVVLLFLGSVRSTIITGLALPNSLLGAFILMAVAGFTVNVMTLLALSLAVGLLIDDAIVVRENIFRHREMGKSAREASTEGTKEVTLAVIATTMTVIAVFLPIAFVSGVVGQFLREFGLTVCFALLISLYDALTIAPMLSAYFGGKISGSHAHAAHGNSSPEFLSVPSDGKKKKKNGATTALEEIAFSKIRAQEAPKGIVSKAFSYVFELLKFVFGVLGRILSPLEKGLDFVLSGFNVFQTWLENVYASVLKFTLKRPVFILSGAVLIFVASLMLTKYIPKTFLPAQDQGKFQVTLDMPPGTSVQKMAEIAQEAYKEISSHKEVKLVAMFNTNRTTTMFVEMIPAKERNMNTSQFKDLLRKELESFSYANPIVKDIDNVGGGQRPFTLVVSGQNGKVVEEYSRKLFERLRESKALLDVDTSYRAGAPEFRVVPDRQREVLLGIPGTVIGTELRTLVEGTTPAVYRENGVEYDIRVRLKEGQRDLKDNFYNSFVPNFNNMMIPIQNVAKAEETTGLATINRMNRNKSVEIYADVNPDGPGMGGAMEEVAKLTQTEMPLPPGVRIGYTGQAENFKEMGTSLGIAMGLGVLFIYMVLASLYESFITPIAIMLVLPLALCGAFIALFITQKSLDIFSMIGLIMLIGVATKNSILLVDFTNQLIQRGVEMKEAIIEAGRERLRPILMTSFALIAGMAPIAIGLNEASKQRTSMGVAIIGGLISSTILTLVVVPAAFSYIEKLNQLVRRNSPDPDAR from the coding sequence ATGAATTTTGCAGAACTATCGATTAAACGACCGATATTTATCACCTGTACGGTTCTCATCATTCTTGTTTCGGGATATCTTTCCCTGAACAAGTTGGGAGTGGACCTTTTTCCTAACGTAACGATCCCGGTGGTCACAGTGACTGTGCCTTATCCGGGAGCCGCACCGAACGAGATCGAAACTCTGATCGCAAAACCAGTGGAAGACGAACTTTCCACCATCTCCGGAGTGAAAAGGATCCGATCCACTTGTAGCGAAGGATCCGGAACCATTATTTTGGAATTCACATTAGAGACAGACGTTAAATACGCAGAACAACAGGTAAGAGACAAGGTCTCTGCGGTAAAACCTAAATTGCCTAACGATATCAAAGAGCCTGTTATCAGAAGGATAGACCCTGCAGATCAACCGATCATCATTCTCGCATTGAATGCAAACTTAAGCGAGGCACAGATTTACGATATCGCCAACGAAGAGATCAAACAGAATCTTTTAACCGCAAAGGATGTCGGAAATATCACAATCTACGGCGGTAGAAAAAGAGAGATCCATGTTGAATTAGATCGCCAAAAATTAAAACAACATATGATCCCTGCTTCCGTGGTTTCCAATCGTTTGGCTTCCGGTGGGACAAATATTCCTGCTGGTAAGGTGAGTAAGGCGGATTCAGAGTTGGTGTATAGAACCATCAATGAATTCAAATCCCCTCAAGAGATCAGAGACACTCCAATTTCCTTATTTGGGAACGAGGTTCCTGTCAGGATCGGACAATTGGGAGAAGTAGTAGATACTTTAGAGGACGAAAGCACTCGCGCGTACTTCAACGGTAAGAAGGCAGTCTTCTTGTTGGTATTCAAACAATCAGGTTCGAATACTGTTGCAGTTGCTCAAGAAGTGAAGAAAAGGATCGACGATCTGAACAAGGAACTTGCAAGGAGAGAAGGTGGTGCAGTTCTTTCTATCGCAAACGATAACTCAATTCAGATCGACGATAATATCTACGACGTAAAAGAAACGATTATCATAGGGATCGCACTTACGATCGTAGTTGTACTTCTATTCTTAGGAAGTGTGAGATCTACCATTATCACTGGGCTTGCATTGCCAAACTCACTTTTGGGTGCATTCATTCTAATGGCGGTTGCCGGATTTACGGTGAACGTAATGACACTTCTTGCATTGAGCTTGGCTGTGGGACTTCTCATAGATGACGCAATTGTTGTTCGGGAAAACATTTTCCGACATAGGGAAATGGGTAAGAGCGCGAGAGAAGCTTCTACAGAAGGAACAAAAGAAGTAACATTAGCGGTAATCGCAACCACTATGACTGTGATCGCGGTATTCTTGCCGATTGCATTCGTAAGTGGGGTAGTAGGACAGTTCTTAAGAGAATTCGGGCTGACTGTATGTTTCGCTCTTTTGATCTCACTTTATGACGCTCTTACGATCGCTCCAATGTTATCCGCTTATTTTGGCGGTAAAATTTCAGGATCACATGCGCATGCAGCTCATGGAAATTCTTCTCCTGAATTCTTAAGTGTTCCATCAGATGGAAAGAAAAAGAAGAAGAACGGCGCTACTACCGCTTTGGAAGAGATCGCATTCTCTAAGATCAGAGCGCAAGAGGCCCCGAAAGGAATTGTTTCCAAAGCATTCTCATATGTATTCGAACTCTTAAAGTTTGTTTTCGGAGTTTTAGGAAGAATTCTTTCACCTTTAGAGAAGGGACTGGATTTCGTCTTATCCGGATTTAACGTATTCCAAACTTGGTTGGAAAATGTTTATGCAAGCGTTTTGAAATTCACCTTAAAACGTCCTGTATTCATTCTGAGTGGAGCGGTTTTGATCTTTGTCGCAAGCTTGATGCTGACCAAATACATTCCTAAAACATTCTTACCTGCCCAAGACCAAGGAAAATTCCAGGTCACCTTGGATATGCCTCCTGGTACTTCCGTTCAAAAAATGGCGGAGATCGCTCAGGAAGCGTACAAAGAGATCTCTTCTCATAAAGAAGTAAAATTGGTAGCAATGTTCAATACGAACAGGACTACAACTATGTTCGTGGAGATGATCCCGGCAAAAGAAAGGAATATGAACACTTCTCAGTTCAAGGACCTTCTTCGTAAAGAATTGGAATCATTTTCTTATGCAAACCCGATCGTAAAAGACATAGATAACGTGGGTGGAGGACAAAGACCTTTCACTTTGGTTGTTAGCGGACAGAACGGAAAAGTGGTGGAAGAATATTCTAGAAAACTTTTCGAAAGATTAAGAGAATCTAAAGCTCTTTTGGATGTGGATACAAGTTATAGAGCAGGGGCTCCGGAATTCAGAGTGGTGCCCGATCGCCAAAGAGAAGTTCTACTCGGGATCCCAGGCACTGTGATCGGAACAGAGCTTAGGACTCTTGTCGAAGGAACTACTCCTGCTGTCTATCGTGAGAACGGAGTGGAATACGATATTCGTGTTCGATTGAAAGAAGGACAGAGAGATCTGAAGGATAACTTCTATAATTCTTTTGTGCCTAACTTCAATAATATGATGATCCCGATACAGAACGTTGCAAAAGCGGAAGAGACCACAGGTCTTGCAACCATCAACCGTATGAACAGGAACAAATCCGTGGAGATCTATGCGGACGTAAATCCGGACGGACCTGGAATGGGTGGAGCAATGGAAGAAGTAGCAAAACTTACTCAAACAGAAATGCCTCTTCCTCCGGGAGTTCGTATCGGATACACAGGGCAGGCAGAGAACTTTAAAGAGATGGGAACTTCTCTTGGGATCGCTATGGGGCTCGGGGTGTTATTCATCTACATGGTACTTGCTTCCTTGTATGAAAGTTTTATCACACCTATCGCGATCATGTTGGTCCTTCCTCTCGCGCTTTGTGGTGCGTTTATCGCTCTGTTTATAACCCAAAAATCCTTGGATATATTCTCCATGATCGGGCTAATCATGCTCATCGGGGTGGCTACCAAGAACTCGATCTTACTCGTGGACTTCACAAACCAGCTAATACAAAGAGGTGTGGAAATGAAAGAAGCGATCATAGAAGCTGGAAGAGAACGTCTTCGTCCGATCCTCATGACCTCGTTCGCTTTGATCGCTGGCATGGCTCCTATCGCGATCGGATTAAACGAAGCATCCAAACAAAGGACAAGTATGGGGGTCGCGATCATCGGCGGATTGATCTCTTCTACCATACTTACATTGGTAGTGGTTCCGGCAGCATTCTCCTACATAGAAAAGCTGAACCAGTTGGTTCGTAGAAATTCTCCGGATCCGGATGCGCGATAA